A genomic segment from Spinacia oleracea cultivar Varoflay chromosome 3, BTI_SOV_V1, whole genome shotgun sequence encodes:
- the LOC130469460 gene encoding 21 kDa protein-like, translated as MSYKLTLSTLLSSLRWCPPPSGFIKFNPYSSFVSPLLPSGFTVVARDSSSCWIEGRYGSVFAHDAFEGEVLGIKEALSWDTEAPAPGIRPREAGALRDRLEELRDAVRELQGSIKEMSHMKGSNRVGIMMNDIETWVSAALTDSDTCMAGFDGKIMDGKLKKVVRGKIVNICHLTSNSLALINCYASSLQG; from the exons ATGTCCTATAAATTGACTCTTTCAACTTTACTATCTTCACTCAGATGGTGTCCCCCACCATCGGGTTTCATCAAATTCAACCCGTACTCTTCCTTTGTTTCCCCCCTCCTCCCTTCGGGTTTTACAGTAGTTGCCAGAGATAGTTCATCTTGTTGGATTGAAGGAAGATATGGGTCTGTGTTTGCCCATGATGCTTTCGAGGGTGAGGTTTTGGGTATCAAAGAAGCTCTTTCATGGGATACAGA GGCCCCGGCCCCCGGGATACGGCCTAGGGAGGCAGGTGCTCTAAGGGACCGCTTGGAAGAGTTGAGAGATGCAGTGAGGGAACTTCAAGGTTCTATCAAGGAGATGAGTCACATGAAAGGTAGCAACAGAGTTGGGATTATGATGAATGATATAGAAACTTGGGTGAGTGCTGCATTGACGGATTCGGACACGTGTATGGCTGGATTTGATGGAAAAATCATGGATGGAAAGTTAAAGAAGGTTGTGAGAGGGAAGATTGTGAACATTTGCCATCTTACTAGCAATTCCTTGGCTTTGATCAACTGTTATGCTTCATCCTTGCAGGGTTAA